The Anolis carolinensis isolate JA03-04 chromosome 2, rAnoCar3.1.pri, whole genome shotgun sequence genome has a window encoding:
- the LOC100558598 gene encoding zinc finger protein OZF, which yields MCWLCVLLNSSSNKSAIKEEPGEGLDVTPTGSSCGGPWVITGKKTPLKDTLGPDVQPGQGKANPAGEANEVDIKEGPLLRWVVKEEGNGSATVLSENEWSPLPLHPSFSGRDGRKSENEEKMSDAQVDNIQHRHEEGNTGERKGAGMREQAEKNTLCPSMLSQLDEEKARGCAECEKTYCMNMHGSQIICTVDKLYQCLGCGKQFNSYGCVVAHKKNHNREKLYKCLECDRSFRQKDELLSHQGTHPGENPYKCWECGEGFHGSLELIQHETHHGGETFYKCLECGEHFHSASLLDAHGQSHAEKQSGIGLECAKSFQTTAYLITYQFPRMEVKPYKCIWCEESFSERSYLDMHTKTHAGEKPFRCADCGKTFAIHSNLIVHRRVHTGEKPYKCLKCGRNFREKRRLSVHNRTHTGETPYKCMECGRCYSAKYNLTQHTRTHTGEKPYKCVQCGKSFHVRCSLTRHERTHMKEKENPNPKTYTFICLECGRSFFKKSALFSHQRIHKRKAPKMLRALRELRPKSS from the exons ATGTGTTGGCTTTGTGTGCTCTTGAATTCCTCTTCCAACAAGTCAGCGATAAAAGAGGAACCAGGAGAAGGCCTTGACGTCACCCCGACTGGGAGTAGCTGTGGAGGACCCTGGGTAATTACTGGGAAGAAGACCCCCCTGAAGGACACTCTTGGCCCCGATGTACAACCAGGGCAAGGCAAAGCAAACCCAGCAGGAGAGGCCAATGAGGTTGACATCAAGGAGGGACCACTTCTCCGTTGGGTGGTGAAGGAGGAGGGCAACGGGAGTGCAACGGTGCTGAGCGAAAACGAATGGAGCCCCCTCCCTCTTCACCCCTCTTTCTCAG GCAGAGATGGGAGGAAGAGTGAGAACGAGGAGAAAATGTCTGATGCACAGGTTGACAACATTCAGCATCGACACGAAGAGGGAAACACaggggagaggaaaggagcaGGGATgagagagcaagcagagaaaaacACGCTTTGTCCATCAATGCTTTCCCAGTTAGATGAAGAGAAAGCACGGGGATGTGCGGAGTGTGAAAAGACCTACTGCATGAATATGCATGGATCTCAAATAATTTGCACTGTGGATAAGCTATATCAGTGTTTAGGGTGCGGAAAGCAGTTTAATTCATACGGTTGCGTTGTTGCACATAAAAAAAACCACAATAGGGAGAAActgtataaatgcctggagtgtgaccGGAGTTTCCGGCAGAAAGATGAACTCCTATCACATCAAGGAACGCACCCTGGGGAGAACCCGTACAAGTGCTGGGAGTGTGGAGAAGGTTTTCACGGGAGTCTAGAGCTTATTCAACATGAAACACATCACGGAGGAGAGACATTTTACAAATGTTTGGAATGCGGAGAGCATTTCCATTCTGCCAGTCTCCTTGACGCACATGGACAAAGCCACGCAGAGAAGCAATCGGGCATAGGTTTGGAGTGTGCTAAGAGCTTCCAGACCACCGCATATCTTATTACCTATCAATTCCCCCGCATGGAAgtaaagccatataaatgcatatggTGTGAGGAAAGCTTCAGTGAGCGCAGTTACCTTGATATGCATACAAAAACCCAtgcaggagagaaaccatttagATGTGCGGATTGTGGAAAAACCTTCGCTATTCATTCAAACCTTATAGTGCACAgaagagtccacacaggagagaaaccatataaatgcttgAAGTGTGGAAGGAACTTCCGTGAGAAAAGGCGCCTTAGTGTGCATAATAGAACCCACACCGGAGAGACACCATACAAATGTATGGAGTGTGGAAGGTGCTACAGTGCAAAATACAACCTTACCCAGCATAcaagaacccacacaggagagaaaccatataaatgtgtgcagtgtggaaagagcttccatGTGAGATGCAGTCTTACTAGGCATGAAAGAACCcacatgaaagagaaagagaaccctaaccctaaaacatACACATTCATATGCCTGGAGTGCGGAAGGAGCTTTTTCAAGAAATCGGCTcttttttcccaccaaagaatcCACAAGAGGAAGGCACCCAAAATGCTTAGAGCGTTGAGGGAACTTCGCCCAAAGTCTTCCTGA
- the LOC134296899 gene encoding zinc finger protein 660-like: MCWLCVMLNSSSNKSAIKEEAGGGLDVAPAGSSNGRSCIIAGKKTPVEDTFGSDVQPGQCKVNPAGEANEVESDTKQRPPLRWVVKEEGNGSATVLSENEWSLLPLHPSSSGRDGRESEKEEKMLDAQVENAQHRQKEGNTGERKGAGMREQAEKNTLCPSILSQLNEEKARGCAECEKTFCTNLPKSEVIYTVEKLYQCLGCGKQFNSYGCIIAHKKPHKGEKAYKCLECDQSFWRKDELISHQGTHPGDTPYKCWECGKSFHGSLELIRHEIYHRGERFYKCLECGKHFCSAGLLDTHGKIHTEKQSGIGLECGQSFQTSTPLISHELTKVEKPHKCMQCGESFSGRECLDMHTRTHTGEKPYTCLDCGKAFTASASFKEHKRTHTRKKSHKCLECGKSFTGRGNLDAHTRIHTGEKPFKCVECGKGFRQKEKLNVHNRIHTGEKPYKCLECGRSFIERGTLLVHKRTHTGEKPYKCVECGMAFSVNASLTVHRRIHTGEKPYKCPECGKSFIDRKRLTVHERTHMEEKPYKCLECGKSFCQKSGLSSHQKIHMRKKKTLNAITN; encoded by the exons ATGTGTTGGCTTTGTGTGATGTTGAACTCCTCCTCCAACAAATCGGCAATaaaagaggaagcaggaggaggcCTTGACGTCGCCCCAGCTGGGAGTAGCAATGGACGATCCTGCATCATTGCTGGGAAGAAGACCCCCGTGGAGGACACTTTTGGCTCCGATGTACAGCCTGGGCAATGCAAAGTAAACCCGGCAGGAGAGGCCAATGAGGTTGAGTCGGACACCAAGCAGAGACCACCCCTCCGGTGGGTGGTGAAGGAGGAGGGCAACGGGAGCGCAACGGTGCTGAGCGAAAACGAGTggagcctgcttcctcttcaccCCTCTTCCTCAG GCAGAGATGGGAGGGAGagtgagaaggaagagaaaatgcTTGATGCACAGGTTGAAAACGCTCAACATCGACAGAAGGAGGGGAACACaggggagaggaaaggagcaGGGATgagagagcaagcagagaaaaacACGCTTTGTCCATCAATCCTTTCCCAGTTAAATGAAGAGAAAGCACGGGGATGTGCGGAGTGTGAAAAGACCTTCTGCACAAATCTTCCCAAATCTGAAGTAATCTACACAGTAGAGAAACTATATCAGTGTTTAGGGTGTGGAAAGCAGTTTAATTCATACGGTTGCATTATTGCACATAAAAAACCCCACAAAggggagaaagcatataaatgcctggagtgtgaccAGAGTTTCTGGCGGAAAGATGAACTCATATCACATCAAGGAACGCACCCGGGGGACACACCGTACAAGTGctgggagtgtggaaagagttttcaCGGGAGTTTAGAGCTTATTCGACATGAAATATATCACAGAGGAGAGCGATTTTACAAATGTTTGGAATGTGGAAAGCACTTCTGTTCTGCCGGTCTCCTTGACACACATGGAAAAATCCACACAGAGAAGCAATCGGGCATAGGTTTGGAGTGTGGCCAGAGCTTCCAGACAAGCACACCTCTTATTAGCCATGAATTGACCAAAGTGGAGAAGCCGCATAAGTGCATGCAGTGTGGGGAAAGCTTCAGTGGGAGAGAGTGCCTGGATATGCATAcaagaacccacacaggagagaaaccgtaTACATGTCTGGATTGTGGAAAGGCCTTCACGGCAAGTGCAAGCTTTAAAGAACACAAAAGAACCCACACAAGAAAGAAATCACAcaagtgcttggagtgtggaaagagtttcactggGAGAGGAAACCTTGATGCACATACAAggatccacacgggagagaaaccatTCAAGTGtgtggagtgtggaaagggcttccgTCAGAAAGAGAAACTTAATGTGCACAACAgaatccacacgggagagaagccatataaatgcttggagtgtggaaggaGCTTCATTGAGAGAGGGACACTTCTTGTGCACaaaagaacccacacaggagagaaaccgtacAAATGTGTGGAGTGTGGAATGGCCTTCAGTGTGAATGCAAGCCTAACAGTGCACAGAagaattcacacaggagagaaaccatataaatgcccggagtgtggaaagagcttcattgaTAGGAAGAGACTTACTGTGCATGAAAGGACCCACATGgaagagaaaccatataaatgtctggagtgcggaaagagcttttGCCAGAAATCAGGTCTTTCCTCCCACCAAAAAATCCacatgaggaaaaaaaaaaccctaaatgccATCactaattaa